The genomic window CGCCGGCCTGGCGCCGATCGGCATCGCCACCGATGGCGGCGGCTCGACGCGCATCCCGGCGGCCTGCAACGGCATGGTCGGGCTGAAGCAGAGTAACGGCGTGATCCCGCACAGCCAGGCGCCCGACGCCTTCGGCAACTACACCTATGTCACGCCGATGACGCGCACGGTGATGGACACCGCGCTGATGCTGCAGGCCATGGCCGGCGAGGACGCCAGCGATCCCTGGTCGATCGGCGTGCCGGTGCAGGACTACGTCGCCGCCGCGCGGCCCGAGGGTGACCTCGGGGGCAAGCGCGTCCTCTTCGCCGCACGGCTGGGCAACACGGTGGTGGCGCGCGACGTCGAAGCTGCCTTTCGCGCCGCCGTCCAGCGGCTGGAATCGCTGGGCGCCATCGTCGAGGAACTGCAGGACATGCCACCGTCGAACTACGAGGTGTGGCAGATCATCAACCACAGCACCTGGCGGGCGCGCTTCGCCGACATGGTGGCGCGCGACGGCAACCGCATGACGCCCTCGCTCGTGCGCCAGGTGCAGATGGCCGCCGACTGGAGCGCCGCCGACTACCAGAAGGCGATGTTCGCGCGCGGCGAGCTGTTCCGTCACATCCAGGGCTGGTTCGAGCGCTACGACTATTTCGTCACGCCGACGCTGTCGCGCACCGCGCTGCCGGTCGATCACGACCTGTTCGACCCGATCGAGATCGACGGCCAGGTCGTCGGCGAGCTGCGCCAGAGCCTGTTCCCCTACACCATGCCGTTCAACATCACCGGCCATCCGGCGATGAGCATTTGTTGCGGCTTCGCATCGGACGGCTTGCCGATCGGCCTCCAGCTGGTCGGCCGCTTCCGCGACGAGGCATCGGTGCTGCGGCTGGGCGCGCTCTACGAGGCAGCCACCGACTGGCATCGACGCTGGCCGGCCCTGTAGCGGAGGTGCGATACAAACGATACCAATTTCCGTTGCAGAGAAACGCCGCCGATACGCTCGACGCGCATGGTGCCCTCCGACAGCAACGGAGGGTTCCATGCACTTTCCCATCGCACCAGGCCACGGCTACACCAAGAAGTGGCGTACCGCAGGCAGCTCCGCTGGCTTCGGCGCGGATCGCAAGGGCCGTCTGCACGCCGGCTGCGACATCGGCGCGGCCCACGGCACCCCGGTGATCGCGATCGAAGGCGGCAAGGTCGTGGAACGCGGCACCAAGCCGTTCATCGCGGGCACGATGCTCTTCGCCATCGCGATCAAGCACGATTCGGGCTTCGTGGGGCGCTACACCGAGATCAACGGCATCCCGGAGAGCCTGCAGACGGGTGCCTCCGTCAGCGCCGGCCAGGAACTCGGATACACCCAGCAGGGTGGCGAGAAGTGCATGCTGCACTTCGAGCTCTATCGCGGCACCCGCAAGGGCTCGCTGAGCTGCCCCAAGGCCAAGCTGCCCAAGGGCAAGAGACCCAACGAGTACACCGAGGCCGAGGCCGCGGCGATCCGTGCCGCCGGCTACCTGCCGATGTACGGCCGTCGCGACGATGTGCTCGATCCGCGCGACTTCCTGCTCAAGCTCGAGAAGGGCTCGGCGGCCGGTGCACAGGACATTCTCAAGGGCTCGGCCAACGGGCTGGGCGCCGGCACGGTGATCGACACGGCGCAGAACCTCGCCAGCACGATCTACAAGGGCATCTCATCGCCCTTCAACCAACTGCTCGCGCTGGACTTCTTCGGCGCCACCGACCAGCACGAGATGGCCGACTGAACGCCCGGGAGCGCATCACGCCGGCCGGTCTCCGGCCAGCGTGATGCGGTGCAGGATGCGGCGATAGCCGTGATAGTCGTTGATCGCGTTGTGCATGGCGCAGCGATTGTCCCACAGCGCCAGCGAGCCCGGCCGCCAGCGGAAGCGGCAGGTGAGCTCCGGCCGGATCTGGTGCTCGAACAGGAAGGCCAGCAGGCCGGCACTCTCCTGCTCGGTCCAGCCCCTGATCCGCACGGTGTGGCCGATGTTCAGGTACAGCGCCTTGCGTCCGGTCTCCGGATGCGTGCGCACGATCGGGTGCTCGGCCTCAAGCGGCCTGACCTCGACACCGGCGGCCTTCAGCCTGTCCTCGCGCGTCTTCGACGCCTCGGCCTTCGTCGAGGAGCTGACGCCGACCAGCCCGTCGAGCATCGCGCGCATGCCCTCCGACAGCGTGTCGTAGGCCAGGTACTGGTTGGCGAACTCGGTGTCGCCGCCGACCGGCGGCAGCTCGATGGCGTAGAGCATGCTCGCCATCGGCGGCACCTGCAGATAGGTCGTGTCGGAGTGCCAGACGCCGCCGAAATTGTTGCGCTCGTTCTCCAGCTTGACCACGGGCGTGATCATCGGGAAGTCGTCGAGGCCCCTGAGCTGGGGATACTCGATCGGTTCGCCCAGCCGCCGCGCGAACGCCAGCTGCTGCGCCGGCGTGATCTTCTGGTCGCGGAAGAACACCACGAGATGGTCGAGCCAGGCCTGGCGGATCTCCGCAATCACGTCGTCGCCCAGGTCGCGGGCCAGATCGACGCCGTGCAGTTCCGCCCCCAGCGCGCCGGCGACGCGCCGGACCTCGAAGTGCCTGAAATTGCGCCGTGCCATCCTTACCACCCCTGGTCCTGCCCGATCATTAGAGCAGTCGCGCCGGGCCGGAAACAGCGTCCTGTCAGGTTTGCTGGATTGCGCGGGACGGCCGGCTCCTAGAAGCTGGAGGGGTCAAGGGGGGCAACGATGAGAAGACGGCATCTCCTGGCAATGTCGGGCGGCCTGGCGGGCGCTTCTCTCCTTCCCGCGCGCCACGGCCTCGCCGCCAGCCGGACGATCGGCTGGATCGCCCCCGAGCCACAGAGCACGATCGCGCCCTTCCTCGAGGCCTTCAAGGCCGGCATGCGAGTGGCGCCCGGTGGCGAGCAGGTCCGCATCCTCGAGCGCTACGCCGTCAGCGGCCCCGACAGCATCGTCGCGGCGGTGCATGAACTGCAGAACCAGGGCGTCAGCCTGATCGTGACCCAGGGCGCCGCGACCCCGGCCGCGGCGCGCGCCAGGCCGACCGTGCCGATCGTCTTCGGCTTCAGCGCCGACCCGGTGGCCGCCGGCATCGCCCAGTCGCTCGCCCGCCCCGGCGGCAATTTCACCGGCGTCACCTTCATGTCGGTGGAGCTCAGTCCCAAGCGCATCGACCTGCTGCGCGCCGCCCTGCCGGACTGCCGCAGGATGGGCCTGCTCTCCAACACGATGCACGCCGGCGAGGAGAACGAGATTGCCGCCTGCCAGAAGGCGGTGCAGTCGGTCGGCATCTCGCTCGACGCCTATCGCGTCGCCGGCGCCGGTCAGATCCAGCCAACCGTGGCGCGCGCCCTCGACGACGGCATCCAGGCGCTGATCGTGCTGCCGAGCTCGACCATGGTGCGGCAGGCCGCGGCGATCGCCGCGCAGTGCCTGGCACGCAAGGTGCCGATCGCCTCCGGCTGGGCCTCGATCGCGCAGGCCGGCGCCCTGCTGACCTACGGGCCGAACCTCACCGAGGCCTACAAGCGCGTCGCGCTCTACGCGATGCGGATCCTCAACGGCGCCGCGCCCGGCAGCCTGCCGATCGAGCAGCCCAGCGTGCTCGAGCTGGTCGTCAACCTGAAGACCGCCGGAGCGCTGGGACTTAGGCTGCCGCCCAGCCTTCTCGCGCAGGCCAACGAGGTGATCGAATGAGGCGCCGGCTCCTCGTCACCGGCGCAGCCGCGGCGATCGCCGCGGGAGCCCGCGCGCCCGCGCTGGCGCAGCGCACCGGGACGGCACGTGTCGGCTTCCTGATCGCCGGCGACGCCGAGCCCGGCTGGTCGCTCTTCCGCAAGGCGATGACGGCGCTCGGCCATGTCGAAGGCCAGACCATCCACTACGAGTTCCGTGCCTCGGATGCCAATCGCGCCCGCCTGGCCGCGCATGCCCAGTCGCTGGTCGATGCCAGGGTCGACGTCATCGTCGCCGTGCTGACGCCGGCGATCCTTGCGGCGAAGCGGGCGACCAGCACCATCCCGATCGTCTTCAACGGTGGCGCGCCCGAAACGGGAATCGTCAGCAACATCGCTCGCCCCGAGGGCAATCTCACCGGCGTCGGCGGC from Alphaproteobacteria bacterium includes these protein-coding regions:
- a CDS encoding M23 family metallopeptidase, giving the protein MHFPIAPGHGYTKKWRTAGSSAGFGADRKGRLHAGCDIGAAHGTPVIAIEGGKVVERGTKPFIAGTMLFAIAIKHDSGFVGRYTEINGIPESLQTGASVSAGQELGYTQQGGEKCMLHFELYRGTRKGSLSCPKAKLPKGKRPNEYTEAEAAAIRAAGYLPMYGRRDDVLDPRDFLLKLEKGSAAGAQDILKGSANGLGAGTVIDTAQNLASTIYKGISSPFNQLLALDFFGATDQHEMAD
- a CDS encoding amidase, translated to MSSELWQLTAETLRGMIASRQVSPVEVTKAVLARIDALQPKLNCFITVCHEHALAQARWAEETVMRGGALGLLHGVPYHVKDLVNTAGVRTTFGSLLHESNVPKTDAAAAARVKAAGGILVGKTTTPEFGHKALSDGPLFGKCHNAWDQSRTSGGSSGGSAVAVAAGLAPIGIATDGGGSTRIPAACNGMVGLKQSNGVIPHSQAPDAFGNYTYVTPMTRTVMDTALMLQAMAGEDASDPWSIGVPVQDYVAAARPEGDLGGKRVLFAARLGNTVVARDVEAAFRAAVQRLESLGAIVEELQDMPPSNYEVWQIINHSTWRARFADMVARDGNRMTPSLVRQVQMAADWSAADYQKAMFARGELFRHIQGWFERYDYFVTPTLSRTALPVDHDLFDPIEIDGQVVGELRQSLFPYTMPFNITGHPAMSICCGFASDGLPIGLQLVGRFRDEASVLRLGALYEAATDWHRRWPAL
- a CDS encoding ABC transporter substrate-binding protein → MRRRHLLAMSGGLAGASLLPARHGLAASRTIGWIAPEPQSTIAPFLEAFKAGMRVAPGGEQVRILERYAVSGPDSIVAAVHELQNQGVSLIVTQGAATPAAARARPTVPIVFGFSADPVAAGIAQSLARPGGNFTGVTFMSVELSPKRIDLLRAALPDCRRMGLLSNTMHAGEENEIAACQKAVQSVGISLDAYRVAGAGQIQPTVARALDDGIQALIVLPSSTMVRQAAAIAAQCLARKVPIASGWASIAQAGALLTYGPNLTEAYKRVALYAMRILNGAAPGSLPIEQPSVLELVVNLKTAGALGLRLPPSLLAQANEVIE
- a CDS encoding TauD/TfdA family dioxygenase is translated as MARRNFRHFEVRRVAGALGAELHGVDLARDLGDDVIAEIRQAWLDHLVVFFRDQKITPAQQLAFARRLGEPIEYPQLRGLDDFPMITPVVKLENERNNFGGVWHSDTTYLQVPPMASMLYAIELPPVGGDTEFANQYLAYDTLSEGMRAMLDGLVGVSSSTKAEASKTREDRLKAAGVEVRPLEAEHPIVRTHPETGRKALYLNIGHTVRIRGWTEQESAGLLAFLFEHQIRPELTCRFRWRPGSLALWDNRCAMHNAINDYHGYRRILHRITLAGDRPA